TTTAGGAGGCAGTTTAGTAACTAATTTTTTACCAGAAAATATAATAACTATTTTAAATATAGCAGTTGGAATGATTTTAATTGTTTTTGGATTAAAATCATTAAAAAAGTCCTAGATTTTTCTAGGACTTTTCTTTAATAAAATATTATTTTTTTATTTGCTTTATTATATCAATTACTTTCCCATCTGAAGATTCTATTACCCCAACTATATTTTCTGTATAAATTGGTTTCTTAGGTACCCCTGTTATTTTAGTAACTGTTTCGTATAATTTCTTTATATTAGTTAATTTTATATTTTCTTTCTTTAAAATTTTAATTAAATCTTTTCTTCTAGGATTTATACAAATTCCTCTTTCTGTTACTAATATATCAATATCTTTTCCAGGAATGACTACATTTGTTACTTTTTTAGTTATTATAGGAATTCTTTTTCTCATACATGAAGACATTGCAACTGTAATTTTTGAAGTGCGAGCAATATCTTGTGTCACTGTGGGAACTCCCATTATAATACCATTAGATCCTGTTAATAAATTTATATTAAAATCAATATCTATTTCTGTTGCATTTACAATTGCTATATCCAAATTAGACAAAATTTCATTATAGGAAGCATCTGAAATTTCTATATGTTTTTCATTGTTTAATAAAGATTTAGCAGAAACAACATCATAACTTTGCAAATCAAAAATATTTTCAAAGTATCCCTCTTCTAATAAATTTACTAAATAAGCAGAAATTCCGCCACTTAGAAAAGATCCTTTAATTTCATTTTTTTTCATATATTCTTTAAGAAATTTACATATTGCTAAGAATGATCCCCCAGGTCCTGGTTGAATAGAATATCCAGCTTTAATATATCCTAATTTAATAAGAAGCTCTGCAGCTTTTTCTGCAATTATCAATTCTCTTGGATTTTTAGTTAATTTAATAGAATTTAAAAAATTCGTATTAATAGTCAATGATTTTATTTTGACTATATAATCTACATAGTCCATGGATATTGAAATTTTTCCTAAAGGAAAGGTCACAATATTATCTGTAATCACAATAACTTTATTTGCAAATTTCGTATCAGTCATAGAATAACCAGTTGAACCAAATGCTGATTGACCCTCAATACCATTAAAATTTCCCATTGTATCACAAGATGAGGCAATCAAAAAAGCAACATCTATTTTTAATTTCCCAGAAAGTACTGAATTAACCTTATTTCCAGAACTCCTAAAAACAACAGGATTTTTTAATATATTATTTATTGAAATTTCCTTTGCTATTTCTCCTCTAATCCCAGAAGTACTTATCTTTGTTATTACTCCTTTTTTAATATATTTAATTAAAGGTTCATGTATTTTACCAAGAGAAGAAACAACTAAATTTATGTCATTTATTCCTAACTTATCAATTTCTTCAATTATTAAATTTAAAATATTATTATTATTTCTATGATTAGTTTGAAAGGAAATAGTCATTCCACTTATCAAATTACTTTTAATTATGCTTTCTTGTATGTTCTTTAAAATTTTATCCTGTGGTTTTTCATTAGCTTTATTTTCATTGTAAAGCTTAACTTTTCCATAACCTTTTATAAAATCAGGTATTTCATTAGAATTCTTCACATTTTCTCCTTTCATATTAATCCTTATAATAATAACTATTTTTATAAATACTATTTATTATTCTAACTTGAGATGGATGAAAACAAATTTTTCCATTAAATCCAATATTCATATTATTTTTAATTTCTTTTATAAAGTTATCTTCATCTGATAAATCTTCAAAGGGACTATCAATACAATAAATATCCTTAAGAGATGCTCCCATAATTAACATTTTTTTACCTAAAGATAAATCCTCATTGTTTTTATGTTTTTCAACTTTTATATTTTCTCTAAACTCACCCTTATTAAAAGAAAGAGCAAGTATCCTATCTGTATTCATAATTATATTTTGAATATTCATAATTAAAAATGGTTTTCCTATGGAATATAAAATTTTACAACTTCCCTCTTCCATGTTAAATTTATTTTCTAATTTCTTTAAAAATTCATCAATCTCTTTAATGTGTTTTTCTTCTTCTAAATGTATACCAAAGTTTCTTATTCCAGTAGCAAATAAATCTTTAACATCTTCCTTCCAATAATCAGATGAAATTAAATTAATATTTATTATAATATTATCTAAATTATAATCCATACATTTAACTCCTTGTACAAGCAATTCTCTAGCAGAATCTTTTTCCTCTATGGATATGGTTTTATCCAAATCAAATATTAAATAATCTGCTTCATATAAATGAGCGTTTGCAAGTATTTTTGGGGTGACAGATGAAATTAATAAACTTCTCATCATTATTTATTTTTTTATTTTTCTCCACCAACACCAGTTGACAAAGAACCGAAATATTATGCCAGACACTAAATAATGCTCCTGGAATTGTTGCAAGTGGATTTGCTGCAAAATTATTAACTGCTAAAGAAACTGCCAGTCCTGAATTTTGAGTTCCAACTTCAATTGATATAGCACTACTTTTATAATCTTCTAATTTTAATATTTTTCCAACTAAATAACCTAGTAATAGACCAAGTAAATTATGGAATATAACTACTAGTACTACAGTGAATCCCATAGTTAAAATTTTAGAAGAATTATTTCCTATAATACACCCAATTAATATAACTATAGTTATAATTGATATTAAAGGTAAAGTGCCCTTTATATTTTCTATTTTTTTTGAAAATAAATGATTAATTAATATTCCTAAGAATATTGGTAATGCAACTATCTTTAATACTGATATTATCATTGCTACTAAAGAAACTTTTACCCATGTTCCAATTAATAAATAAGTTATTAATGGAGTAAGTATTGGAGACAATAAAGTTGACAACATTGTCATTCCAACTGAAAGAGATACATCTCCCTTAGCTAAATAAGTTAAAACATTTGAAGCTGTTCCCCCTGGACAAGTTCCAACTAGTATAACTCCAATTGCTAAATCTGGTGGTAATTTAAATATTACTGCAAGAACATAAGCAAGTAAAGGCATTATAGTAAATTGTGCTAAAGTTCCTACAATTATATCTCTTGGACGTAATAAAATTAATTTAAAATCTTCTACTCTTAAAGTAAGTCCCATTCCAAACATTGCAATTCCTAATAAAGGAACTATGTATGGAGTAGCCCATGTAAAAAAACTAGGTTCAAGCATTGCTATTATTGACATGATAACTATAATTAATCCCATAAATTTTCCAACATTTTTAGTAAAGGCAACTAAAATTTTCATTTTATCACCTATCCTAACTGCCCGTGTTTTTCATATCTAGTAACTCTTTTAATTTTATTGTCTTTATCCACAAAAACCACTTTAGGTTTAACTGTTTTTGCTTCTTCAACAGACATATTAGCATAACACATTATAATTATTTTATCATTCACACTTACGCATCTAGCAGCAGATCCATTTAAACAAATTAAACCAGATCCTCTTTCCCCTGCTATAACATAAGTTTCAAATCTACTTCCATTATTTACATCTGAAATCTGAACTTTTTCATATTCAATAATACCACTTGCATCCATTAAATTTTCATCAATAGTAATACTTCCAACGTAATCAAGAGCTGCTTGTTTCACTGTAGCACGATGTATTTTTCCTTTTAGCATTGTTAATTCCATTATATTCTACCTCCATTAAATGTAAAATTGTCTATTAAACGAGTATTTCCAATATATACAGCTACAGCAACTAAAATATCTTTTTTTATTTCCGAAACAGGCTCTATATTTAAACTGTCCACCACTTCAACATAGTCAATTTTTGCTAGAGGTTCACTATTAATTTTATTAACAATAACTTCTTTTAAATGATTTACATTATTATCTTTTTTTAAATAATCTTTACCTAATTCAAGTGCTTTACTTAAAACAAGTGCTGCTTGTCTTTCCTCTTCATTAAGATAAAAATTTCTACTACTTTTAGCTAAATTATCCTTTTCTCTAACAATAGGACATCCAACTATTTTCACATCAAAATTTAGATCTTTTACCATTTTTTTAATAATAGCCAATTGTTGAGCATCTTTTTCACCAAAGTATGCTCTATCAGGAGTAACTATGTTTAATAATTTTGAAACTATAGTACAAACTCCCTTAAAATGGATTGGTCTAGATTTACCACATAAATTTTTTGATAAATTATTAATATTAACATAGGCGCATGGATCTATATACATTTCTTCTGACGATGGATTAAAAATTAAATCAACACCTACAGCTTTACATAAAGCAGAATCTGCTTTTAAATCTCTTGGGTAAGAAGATAAATCTTCATTTTCTCCAAATTGGGTAGGATTTACGAAAATTGAGACTACAACTTTATCGTTTTCCTCTTTACATTTTTTTATAAGACTTAAATGTCCCTCATGAAGATACCCCATAGTTGGAACTAATCCAACTGATAATCCTTCTTTTTTCCAATACTTTACTAAACTTCTTACTTCTAAAATTTTTGAACCAATATTCATTCCTTCTCCTCTTTATATCATCCTACATATTTAAGCATATTTCCATTTACAATAGTTATACAATAAACTCAAAGTAGATCGATATACATAAAATAATATAAATTTATTAGGAATTTATATGTTTTTAATACTATTTACAAACTAAAGATACCAACTAGATTTTTTTGCTTTTATATTTTAAGCTATTATCTTACACATATATTAATTTCACAAATTTCTATATTTCTGTCAATATCTGATCATATGTTTTTGTAAAAGTTTAAAATGAATATTATAGCATATAAAACACTAACTAAAATAATAATAACAAATTATATAAAATTACGCAAGTAATTTATTATTTTTTTAATTTTGTTCCAATTGTAATAGTTTTTCCTTCAAATGTAATCCCCCTGCAAAGCCTACTAGCTTCCCATTTTTCCCAATTACCCTATGACAAGGAATAATAATTGGAATTGGGTTTTTATTATTAGCAGATCCAACAGCTCTAAAGGCCTTTGGACTACCTACTTCAATAGCTATTTCCTTATAACTTTTAGTTTCCCCATAGGGAATATTACCCAAAGCTTCCCAAACTTTTTTCTGAAATTTTGTTCCTGTAAGGTTCAACTTTAAATCAAAGGATTTTCTATATCCTGAAAAATACTCATTTAACTGAAGAATTATATTTTCAGAAAATTCATTTTTCTTCTCTTTAATGGCATCCTTTTCATTTCCATTTAAAAAATTTAATTCTAAAACTTCCTCATCACTATGGACAATTAAAAACTTTCCAAGGTCACATGTGTATATAAATTCATAATTATTTTTCAAAAGAATCCCTCCTAATTTTATTTAATATATAGTAAGATACCAATCCTAATATTATACCTAGGGAAACATTCTTTATAATAACTACCACAGCTGTTATTATAAAGGGAATATGTTCCTTTGGATTTTTGAATACTTCTTTTAAAACCTTTATTTTATTCATTTTTATTCCTGTTCCTATTAATATACCAGCTAAAACAGTTAATGGAATATTGGATATATATTTTCCAAAGAATAAAACGATGAGTAATATTGTCACTGATTGAACAAGGGGAGCTACTCTAGTTTTTTGATTGTTCATAATCCCAACTTGGGTACAAGATATTGAAGCTGCTGTTGGGATTGCCCCTAAAAATGGCAAAATAATATTTCCTATTCCAAGGGAAAATAACTCATTATTTGAATCTAAAACTTCATCCTTCTGCTTAGCTGAAGCTAAACCACAGGATATGGATTTTAAAATCAACAAAAATCCTATGGAAAAACTAGGAGCTATTAGGGGAAGTATATTTTTAAATTTAATATAGCTTAAGTTTAAGGATATTCCATTGAATATGGACCTTGGAATTTCCCCTATTATATTTATGTTTAATTTGAAACTTATATTTATAATTAGAAAAAGTATAATTGCACTTAAGGAAGCTGGAAAAATATAGTTTAATCTTTTAGGATATAAGAAAAGTATGGCAATTGTACCAGCTCCCACTCCTAGAGAAACTAAGTTAATATCCCCTACATTGGATAATGCAAAGATAATTTTTTTAATGGCACTTCCACTGGTTCCTTCAACTCCAAAAAGTTCATTTAATTGATTGGCAATTAGTAGTATTGATATTCCAGAATTTAGACCAAGTATAATTTCATTTGGAGTTCTATTTATATATTTTCCTAAATTGAGTACGCTACATAATAAAACTAAAATCCCTGAAATTAATCCAGTTAAAAAAACTGCCTGTGCTCCGTACATGGAAGTTAAACTAGCTAATATTCCAAGAGTAACTGCTGTTGATCCATTTACTTGAAAACTTACATTGGACAGAGCTCCTATAATAATGCTTCCAAATAAAAAACTATACAATCCAGAAATTGCTCCAGTCCCACTAATAATTCCATAACTAAGACCTAAAGGCAAAGCCACTGCCACAACTGTAAGACCAGCTAATAAATCTTTCATGAAAATTTTTAAAGAATAATTTTCAAATTCTTTTTTATAAACTTTAACGTAATTGATACTCACCTAAACTCCTCTCATTTTCATTTGTAATTTAAGTCCTGTTATATATATTATTTAACAAAAGCCTAATAACTTGGGAAATCATTATTTCTCGTAATTATTATTTTAATATGTTCTCTTAACTAATATCATATAATGTTAATTATATGCTTTACACACAACTTAATAATTATTATTTTGATAGTTTGTTATTTTTTGTAGTTTTTAATTTTATGTTTTTCTGTATTTTTTCTTATTCCAATTACAATTTATAAGTTTAAAATATAGAAAACTCTTAAAATTAAAATAAAATACTTATAACTGAATTTTCATAAAAAATTAACTTCTTGTTAAATATAATTACTAATAGGACTTTAATTTTAATCTGGTATTTTTGAAATCACTTTCTTGTCCAAAAGAGATTTTGCATTAATATATATCTCTGTAACCTTACTATCTGAATGTCCAAGAAAATCTCTAATTTCTAGAAGATCTGCTCCGTTGGCAGAAAGTTCAGTTGCAATAGCATGTCTAATATTATGTGGACTAATATCTAAATTTATAGTTTTTCCCATTTCTTGAATTAAACTATAGAGAGCTCTATATGATAATTGTGTATTTTTTTCAAAGGAACTTGGGAAAAGAAAAAGATCTTTAATTTCATCCTCCTCATATTCATAAACATTAAAAACATAATTTTTATACTCTTCTATTTTTTTTATTAAAATTGGATGCAGGGGTTTATACTGTTCCCTTCCATTTTTAGATTTTTCTATCTTTATAAAGTAGTCATCATTTCTCTTAAGTATATTCTTGTATCGGACGTTTATTAATTCTTGACTTCTCATTCCAGTATAAAATAAAGTTGTCATAATAACAGTGTTTCTATATTCCTTTTCATTTGTAACTTTATAATTTTTTAAAATCTCCTTTATATCCTCAAAGGATACTTTTAATATATTATCTAAATTTCTAGTTGTCTTAAATAATTTTACAAATTTAAATGGATTATTTATTTTATGTTTTTCTAATTCCTTGTACAATGACTTTAAAGCTGATATTATTTTATTTACAGATGTCTTTTTTAATTTTCTCTCATATAGTAAATGGGATAAATAATCCTCAACATCCTCCTCTGTTATGTCAGACATTAATTCTACTATTTCATCAGGTTGAATTTCATGATCATCGTCATATACAAAGGATAAGAAATTATTTAAATAGAAAAGATAATCCTTCATTGTTTTTTCACTTTTATAAATTTCAAATATTGATTTTCTAGGTTTCTTTTCCTTTTTCTTTCTTCTTCTAACACTTACTTCATTTTTATCCTTTACTAATAAATCCAAATGTCCACCTCCCTTTCCCTGTAAAATAATAGTCCTATTAAAAAGTATATTTAGTTTATAATGTAGAAATTACATTTTTTTAAATATACTTAATTATAGGACTACTTTTGTGTTAATATTCTAATTTAGATGAAATTATTTTCTTGGATTAATTACACCTAAGCTTTAAAAATTCACTTTTAAAAGGTGAATTAAAAACTATAAAAAATAATTTTAATCTGAAATAATTAAATTTTAGATAATGTCTTCTAAATCTATTTCTTTTACTTCTCCCAATTCTAAATCATCCAATTGTAACTTCCCAAAAGAAATCCTTTTTAAATATGTCACTTCATTATCCAATGCTTCTAACATTTTATTAACTTGATGAAATTTTACTTCCTTAATAGTTAATAATATTTTTCTACCATCTATAACTTCCACTTTACTTGGAGAAGTTGTAATTTCACCAATATCAATTCCCTCTTCTAATTTTCTAATATCATTTTGACTCATTGGATTTTTAGCTTCCACATGATAAGTTCTAAGAACAGTATTTTTTGGAGATACTAATTGATGACTTAGTTTCCCATTGTTAGTAAAAATTAAAAGTCCCTCTGCTTCCTCATCTAAAACTCCAACTGGAGCAAGATTTTTTCTTACTACCCATTCAGGTAAAAGTTCCATAACACTTGAATCTTTATTTTCAACTGTTGTTATATATCCAGCTTTTTTATTTAATATATAATATCTAAACTTTTTATAATTTATTCTTTCTCCTCTAAACAAAATAATATCATTTTCCTCATCAATACTAGTCTTTGATAAAACCTTGCAAGTACCATTAACCCTTACTGCATTTTCATCTATTAAACTTTTCACTTCTTTTCTACTACCGTATCCGCATTCTGTTAAAAATTTATCTAATCTCATATTTCTCCCTTTTTAAATTTATTCTATACTACTATTATACATTAATTTGACCAATAATTATATAATTATTTACATACCCTGGGATTTATATGGATATTTTCCCTATACAATTAAAAAATCAACACTTTATTTAAACAAAACATAAAAAAGTGCTGATTTCCCCTGGGATATATAATTTTTTTTGTTGAAAATATTTTTTTTGTTGAATTTTCCTTTAATATTGATATCTTGTTTTTTTTATTAAAATAAAAGTGATTGAAACTATTAATCCTAATACTTCTGCTATTGGTACTGCTATCCATAGTCCTGTTCCCTTTAAAAATAGAGGTAATATTATTATGGCCCCTGATAAAAAAACTAAAGTTCTAGAAAATGATATTAGAGCTGAGGTTTTACCCTCAGAAAGAGCAGTAAATAAATTTGAAGCAAAAACATTATATCCAACAAATAAGAAAGAATAGGAAAATAAAGGAAAGCCTTGTAAAACTAAATTATATACATTACTTCCTCTAGGAGCAAAGATTACAACTAAATTAGATAAAAATAATCTAGATATTAAAAATAAAATAATTGAAGAAATACCTATGAAAAATACACTGTATTTAAATATCTTTTTCAATTGATCTGTATCTTTACTTCCATACTTATAGCTAATTAATGGGGATACTCCCATTGAAAATCCAAAATATACAGACATAAAAATAAATTCCAAATACATTCCTATGGTTATTGCTGCAACTCCATCTTCCCTATAATATTTTAGAAAATAAAGATTAAATAAAAATGTAGTAATACCTAGAGCTAAATTAGTTACCATTTCTGAAGAGCCGTTAATAAGAGACTTATGTACAAATTTTTTATCATACTTAGTTTTTTGAAAATATAACTCTCCCCTCTTCATAAATCCAAAATATATTAATCCAACAAAGGAAGGAACTAAATATCCTATTCCACTTCCAAGAGCTGCTCCTAAAACTCCTAATTTTAAAATAACTATAAAATAATAATCTAAAACTATGTTTAATATTCCTCCCCCTGCTGTACTTAAAAGTCCTAACATTGGAACTCCTGCAGATACAAAGAAGGTTTGAAACATTACTTGTAAAAATAAAAATGGTGCAAAGAAAAATAGTGTTTTCCCATAATCTATACTTGCAGATATTTGAAGATCACTAGCTCCAAGAGCCTTTGCTATTTCATAAGTAAAGTTAGTTCCAATTACAGCAATTATTATTCCAATTACTATTCCTAATATTATTATTAATGTGAAATTCTTCCTAGCCTCTTCTAATCTTTTTTCCCCAAGCTTTCTTGATACAATTGCACTTCCACCAGTTCCAAGCATTATTCCAATTGCAAATTCCAAGCTTAAACATCCTGGAAACATAATATTCATAGCAGATAATGCTGTTGTTCCCACATACCTTGATACAAAAATCCCATCAACATTAACATAAACTGATAAAATCAACATCATTAATATATTTGGGAAAACAAATTTCATTAAAGAAAAGAAATTGTAACTTTTCCCTAAGTTGTTAGTCGTATTCACCATCTCCCCTCTTCTGATTTTTTAAGAACCTTCCCTCATTCTAATCTATTTTAATATTTATGTCAAGATATATTAATCTCCCTACTAACTTATAACTAATAATTATTAATTACAATAATTATTAAACATTGATTTTTTATTTTATATACTGTATAATTAACCTTATACAGATTATATTATATAGTTTAGGAGGAAACATACAATGATAGATTTTGAAAAATTAGATGAATATATAGAACTTATTGAAGAGGGAACCATTCCAGAGGAAATGACTTTTAATGAATTTGCAATGGATTTCTATAGGGAAGCTAAAATCATACCCCTTTCTAAATATTTGAGAAATAAGAATAAATTAAAAAAATTACCTAAAATCATGAATATGAAAAAAGCAGGGGAAATTCTTACAGATACATATAAGGATGTTACTGGGGAAGTTTCTACTTTTTTAAAGAGAAAGGGATACAAGGAAATTCCCCAATTAAATTTCACTATAATAGCATTAGTGAGAAAGGTGGATCTAATTAGCAATTGGAAAAGACTTCTTAGTTATCTTGGAGGGGAAAAAACAATTGAAGAAATTAATAATTCCACTAAAGTACAATTATTTCCAGGGGAAATAGAAAAACTAGAGGTCTTTATAAAGGAAGAATTGAAAATTAATGATGAAGAATTAAACTGGCTTCTTACAAAGTTAAAAAAAATAGGAAACAACCGTAATTTGTCAAGAGCTTTAAACAAACTTAATAGACAATAATTCATATCTTATCCCCCATTTTTTCTAGTTTACTGAAATTTTGTTCACCACAGAAAAACAGTTGACTTCACACAGGAAACATGATACTATTACTCATTAGATAAATAGATTATATACATTGGGAGGATATTTATGGAAGAAAATGTTTTAAGTATGAAAAATGGAAGGGCAGAAATATTTATTAAATTATTTTCAATGCTAATAGTTATTGGTATTATAGCAGAGGGAATAGGAGCTAAAATTATACTTCTTGGAAGTGTGGGAAAAGTTGTTTTATTACCTATGTTATTTGCTATGATTATAGCAGGGGCAATTACACCTCATGCTCTTGGACAAATAATACCAGCTCTAAAAAATATTTGTGATGATAGAGAAATTGAACTAGCTGAACAAATAGTTATGTATTCATTACTTTTTTTAGGAGTTAAATTAGGAGCAAGTGCAGGTCCAAATGTAGGAAAAGTTGTTGAAGCTGGACCAGCTTTACTTTTACAAGAATTTGGAAATTTAGGAACAATGTTAATTGGACTTCCTATAGCTATAGCTCTTGGAATGAAAAGAGGAGCTGTTGGAGCAACAGTTAGTATATGTAGAGAACCAACTTTAGGATTAATTGGAGAAAAATATGGAATCAATTCCCCTGAGGGACTTGGAGTAATGGGAACTTATATGACAGGAACAGTTTTTGG
The nucleotide sequence above comes from Fusobacterium sp. IOR10. Encoded proteins:
- a CDS encoding citrate lyase subunit alpha; this translates as MKNSNEIPDFIKGYGKVKLYNENKANEKPQDKILKNIQESIIKSNLISGMTISFQTNHRNNNNILNLIIEEIDKLGINDINLVVSSLGKIHEPLIKYIKKGVITKISTSGIRGEIAKEISINNILKNPVVFRSSGNKVNSVLSGKLKIDVAFLIASSCDTMGNFNGIEGQSAFGSTGYSMTDTKFANKVIVITDNIVTFPLGKISISMDYVDYIVKIKSLTINTNFLNSIKLTKNPRELIIAEKAAELLIKLGYIKAGYSIQPGPGGSFLAICKFLKEYMKKNEIKGSFLSGGISAYLVNLLEEGYFENIFDLQSYDVVSAKSLLNNEKHIEISDASYNEILSNLDIAIVNATEIDIDFNINLLTGSNGIIMGVPTVTQDIARTSKITVAMSSCMRKRIPIITKKVTNVVIPGKDIDILVTERGICINPRRKDLIKILKKENIKLTNIKKLYETVTKITGVPKKPIYTENIVGVIESSDGKVIDIIKQIKK
- a CDS encoding aldolase/citrate lyase family protein: MMRSLLISSVTPKILANAHLYEADYLIFDLDKTISIEEKDSARELLVQGVKCMDYNLDNIIININLISSDYWKEDVKDLFATGIRNFGIHLEEEKHIKEIDEFLKKLENKFNMEEGSCKILYSIGKPFLIMNIQNIIMNTDRILALSFNKGEFRENIKVEKHKNNEDLSLGKKMLIMGASLKDIYCIDSPFEDLSDEDNFIKEIKNNMNIGFNGKICFHPSQVRIINSIYKNSYYYKD
- a CDS encoding bile acid:sodium symporter family protein; this translates as MKILVAFTKNVGKFMGLIIVIMSIIAMLEPSFFTWATPYIVPLLGIAMFGMGLTLRVEDFKLILLRPRDIIVGTLAQFTIMPLLAYVLAVIFKLPPDLAIGVILVGTCPGGTASNVLTYLAKGDVSLSVGMTMLSTLLSPILTPLITYLLIGTWVKVSLVAMIISVLKIVALPIFLGILINHLFSKKIENIKGTLPLISIITIVILIGCIIGNNSSKILTMGFTVVLVVIFHNLLGLLLGYLVGKILKLEDYKSSAISIEVGTQNSGLAVSLAVNNFAANPLATIPGALFSVWHNISVLCQLVLVEKNKKINNDEKFINFICHPKNTCKRSFI
- the panD gene encoding aspartate 1-decarboxylase — translated: MELTMLKGKIHRATVKQAALDYVGSITIDENLMDASGIIEYEKVQISDVNNGSRFETYVIAGERGSGLICLNGSAARCVSVNDKIIIMCYANMSVEEAKTVKPKVVFVDKDNKIKRVTRYEKHGQLG
- the panC gene encoding pantoate--beta-alanine ligase — encoded protein: MNIGSKILEVRSLVKYWKKEGLSVGLVPTMGYLHEGHLSLIKKCKEENDKVVVSIFVNPTQFGENEDLSSYPRDLKADSALCKAVGVDLIFNPSSEEMYIDPCAYVNINNLSKNLCGKSRPIHFKGVCTIVSKLLNIVTPDRAYFGEKDAQQLAIIKKMVKDLNFDVKIVGCPIVREKDNLAKSSRNFYLNEEERQAALVLSKALELGKDYLKKDNNVNHLKEVIVNKINSEPLAKIDYVEVVDSLNIEPVSEIKKDILVAVAVYIGNTRLIDNFTFNGGRI
- a CDS encoding methylated-DNA--[protein]-cysteine S-methyltransferase, translated to MKNNYEFIYTCDLGKFLIVHSDEEVLELNFLNGNEKDAIKEKKNEFSENIILQLNEYFSGYRKSFDLKLNLTGTKFQKKVWEALGNIPYGETKSYKEIAIEVGSPKAFRAVGSANNKNPIPIIIPCHRVIGKNGKLVGFAGGLHLKEKLLQLEQN
- a CDS encoding SulP family inorganic anion transporter, producing the protein MSINYVKVYKKEFENYSLKIFMKDLLAGLTVVAVALPLGLSYGIISGTGAISGLYSFLFGSIIIGALSNVSFQVNGSTAVTLGILASLTSMYGAQAVFLTGLISGILVLLCSVLNLGKYINRTPNEIILGLNSGISILLIANQLNELFGVEGTSGSAIKKIIFALSNVGDINLVSLGVGAGTIAILFLYPKRLNYIFPASLSAIILFLIINISFKLNINIIGEIPRSIFNGISLNLSYIKFKNILPLIAPSFSIGFLLILKSISCGLASAKQKDEVLDSNNELFSLGIGNIILPFLGAIPTAASISCTQVGIMNNQKTRVAPLVQSVTILLIVLFFGKYISNIPLTVLAGILIGTGIKMNKIKVLKEVFKNPKEHIPFIITAVVVIIKNVSLGIILGLVSYYILNKIRRDSFEK
- a CDS encoding site-specific integrase, which codes for MDLLVKDKNEVSVRRRKKKEKKPRKSIFEIYKSEKTMKDYLFYLNNFLSFVYDDDHEIQPDEIVELMSDITEEDVEDYLSHLLYERKLKKTSVNKIISALKSLYKELEKHKINNPFKFVKLFKTTRNLDNILKVSFEDIKEILKNYKVTNEKEYRNTVIMTTLFYTGMRSQELINVRYKNILKRNDDYFIKIEKSKNGREQYKPLHPILIKKIEEYKNYVFNVYEYEEDEIKDLFLFPSSFEKNTQLSYRALYSLIQEMGKTINLDISPHNIRHAIATELSANGADLLEIRDFLGHSDSKVTEIYINAKSLLDKKVISKIPD
- a CDS encoding pseudouridine synthase, which codes for MRLDKFLTECGYGSRKEVKSLIDENAVRVNGTCKVLSKTSIDEENDIILFRGERINYKKFRYYILNKKAGYITTVENKDSSVMELLPEWVVRKNLAPVGVLDEEAEGLLIFTNNGKLSHQLVSPKNTVLRTYHVEAKNPMSQNDIRKLEEGIDIGEITTSPSKVEVIDGRKILLTIKEVKFHQVNKMLEALDNEVTYLKRISFGKLQLDDLELGEVKEIDLEDII
- a CDS encoding MATE family efflux transporter; the encoded protein is MVNTTNNLGKSYNFFSLMKFVFPNILMMLILSVYVNVDGIFVSRYVGTTALSAMNIMFPGCLSLEFAIGIMLGTGGSAIVSRKLGEKRLEEARKNFTLIIILGIVIGIIIAVIGTNFTYEIAKALGASDLQISASIDYGKTLFFFAPFLFLQVMFQTFFVSAGVPMLGLLSTAGGGILNIVLDYYFIVILKLGVLGAALGSGIGYLVPSFVGLIYFGFMKRGELYFQKTKYDKKFVHKSLINGSSEMVTNLALGITTFLFNLYFLKYYREDGVAAITIGMYLEFIFMSVYFGFSMGVSPLISYKYGSKDTDQLKKIFKYSVFFIGISSIILFLISRLFLSNLVVIFAPRGSNVYNLVLQGFPLFSYSFLFVGYNVFASNLFTALSEGKTSALISFSRTLVFLSGAIIILPLFLKGTGLWIAVPIAEVLGLIVSITFILIKKTRYQY
- a CDS encoding DUF3100 domain-containing protein, encoding MEENVLSMKNGRAEIFIKLFSMLIVIGIIAEGIGAKIILLGSVGKVVLLPMLFAMIIAGAITPHALGQIIPALKNICDDREIELAEQIVMYSLLFLGVKLGASAGPNVGKVVEAGPALLLQEFGNLGTMLIGLPIAIALGMKRGAVGATVSICREPTLGLIGEKYGINSPEGLGVMGTYMTGTVFGTIFFGLLGSLAANTSIHPYALAMASGMGSGSMMTAASQSLAASVPGMQDEILAYAATSNIMTSITGLYMVLFVSLPLANKLYAFYTKIFGIKEDSKKEEVK